The DNA window GCAGGGCTGCGTGGAAAAGCCGTCCGCCCGGTCCGAGAATATCGAGGTCGAAAGCAGCCATTGCGGCATGGGCCATCATCCCGCCGTGGTCTACGCCGTGGCCGATCGTCTGGCGCAGCCGGAAGGCGAATGGACGCCGTTCGATCGCAGCGGCTGGCGCAGCATCGTCTACCCCGATCCGAGCAGGTAAGCGCCCGCCCTTCGAGACGCATCGCTTTGCGATGCTCCTCAGGATGAGGTCCTCTGGACCCTCATGGTGAGGAGGCGCCCTTGCGCCGTCTCGAACCATGAGGCCCCCGACGTTGTCGCAAATCGCAAAAACGCGCTATGCGTGGGGCATGGCGCCGCATCCGCTTGCCCGCATCATCGACCAGCTCAAGCGCGAACCCTCGCGCACCGGCTCCATCGTCATCACCTTGTTCGGCGATGCGATCGTGCCGCGCGGCGGTTCGGTCTGGCTCGGCACGCTGCTGGAGTTCTTTGCGACCATCGACATCGACAGCGGCGTGGTGCGCACGGCGATGTCGCGGCTCGCCACCGATGGCTGGCTCGAACGCAACAAGGTCGGCCGCAACAGTTTCTACCGGCTGGTGAAGAAGGGACGACAAACCTTTGATGTCGCGACAAAACATATCTACGATCCGCAGCCGTCCGACTGGACCGGACGCTTTGAACTTTTGCTGATCGGCAACAGTCAGGATCGCGACGTTTCGCGCGAGGCGCTGAAAAATGCCGGCTTCGGCAGCCCGCTGCCGGGCGTGTGGATCGCGCCTTCGGGCGTTCCGGTTCCGGAGGAAGCAGCAGGCGCGATCCTTCTGGAAGTGTCGGCCGAGGACGACAGCGGCCGGCGCCTGCTCAGCGAAAGCTGGCCGCTGGATCGCACCGCGGACGCCTACCTGAAGTTCATGAAAACCTTTGAGCCGTTGCGGGACTGGATTACCCGGCGCGAGCGGCTTTCCGATGCCGATGCCTTCACGGCGCGGATTCTGCTGATCCACTATTACCGCCGGGTGGTGCTGCGCGATCCGCTGTTGCCAACGGCGTTGCTGCCGGTGGACTGGCCGGGCAGGGCGGCCCGTTCGCTCTGCGGCGAGATCTATCGCGGGCTGCTTCCCGCGTCCGAACAATGGCTTGATCGGAATGCCAGCAACGAGAATGGGCCATTGCCGCCGGCCGGCGAGGAACTCGCGCGCCGGTTCGGCTGATACAATATGTTAC is part of the Bradyrhizobium erythrophlei genome and encodes:
- the paaX gene encoding phenylacetic acid degradation operon negative regulatory protein PaaX translates to MAPHPLARIIDQLKREPSRTGSIVITLFGDAIVPRGGSVWLGTLLEFFATIDIDSGVVRTAMSRLATDGWLERNKVGRNSFYRLVKKGRQTFDVATKHIYDPQPSDWTGRFELLLIGNSQDRDVSREALKNAGFGSPLPGVWIAPSGVPVPEEAAGAILLEVSAEDDSGRRLLSESWPLDRTADAYLKFMKTFEPLRDWITRRERLSDADAFTARILLIHYYRRVVLRDPLLPTALLPVDWPGRAARSLCGEIYRGLLPASEQWLDRNASNENGPLPPAGEELARRFG